GTCCTGATACAGGCCGCCTGCCGTGCCGATAAGCACCGCGTCCTCAGGAAGCCCCAGTTCGCGGCGGCTCGCCTGCTTGTCATACGGGTGGAACACGTCCTTATCGACCGTGCTGGGCATGGCCATGACATGCCCTTTCGCTCGATAGGACACTTCGATGAGCTGGCGAAGCGGCTCGCTGGTTGTCGTTACCAGTGCTGCGTTGCGCACGGCCCTACGTAACGAGGCGACCATGCCGGGAATGCGGGCTTGTCCGAAACCCTCGAAGTTGTCGTAGAGATCGACGACATACGGCACGGCAAGTTTGCGCGACAACCATGCGCCTAATGCGATCTGTGGAATGTCCGAGGCACCAATAAGGATGTCCGGTTGCTGCTGTCGTAGCTGGTGTAACAGCCATGACGGATAGCGTGCCAGTCCGGGGATGACCAGCTTCCCAAGCGAACGTGAATGCCACGTCAGCTTGCCTGGATGAGCGTCATGCGTCCAATCGCCCTCGTCGTGGCCCTGATAGCTGAGGCAGAAAGCGTGGACGGTATGCCCTAGCCGGGCAAGCTGGAACGGTATTTCGTAAAGGCGAGCATAGCGATCAAGGACCACGTCCTTGCCCATGTAGCGACGTTTGCATAGAAAGGCGATGCGCATGGATCAGCCAATTATCCGTTTGGCGGCTGCCGGGGCGGCACCCACTACCTGGTCCATGTTGTAGTAACGGTATTGCGCCAAGCGACCGACGAATGTGATGTTCGGTTCCTGCCTGGCAAGTTCTTCGTGACGCTTGAACAAGGCTTCGTTCTCCGCACGCGGTATGGGGTAGTACGGGGGGCCATCCTCCTGCGGATATTCGCGCACGATGGATGTTCCTGTGTGTCGTTGGCCTGTCAGGTGCTTGAATTCGGTGATGCTTGCATAGGCGTGGTCGTTCGGATAATTCACTGTGCCGACCTTCTGGTAATGCGCCACGTTCGGAAGATGCCCGTGTTCGAAGCGAAGTGAGCGGTAGGGCGGGCGGCTAAAGCAATACTTGAAGTAGGCATCAATGGGGCCGGTATAGACGGTCCGCGAAGTCTTCGCCTCGCCGCGAATGTTCTCGAAATCGACTTCCAATTCTACGGTGATGTTCGGCTGATCGAGGATGTTCTCGAACAGCTGCGTATAACCGTGTTTTGGTATAACCTGGAGGGTATCGGTGAAATATCTATCATCGATATTCGAGCGCGCCGGAATACGCGCGGCCACGCCCGCCTTCAGTTCCGAAGCATCCAGCCCCCATTGCTTGCGGGTGTGGTTAAGAAAGAACTTCTCATAAAGGTCGCGCCCGACGCTGTTGAGCACGACGTCTTCGCGGGTGAGGGCTGGCTCACGCGGTTCGCGAACGCGTTCGAAGAATGCCTCGGCGCCGCTTTCGTCGAGGTCCATGTCATAGAGCTGATTGAGCGTGTTCCGATTGATCGGGAACGGATAACGCTTGCCATCGACTATGCCAAGAACCCGGTGCTCATACGGAAGCCATTCGGTGAAGCGCGACAGGTATTCAAAGATGTGCCCGCCGTTGGTATGGAAGGTATGGGGGGCATAGCGATGTACGAGTACGCCATGGGCGTCCGTTTCATCGTAGGCATTGCCTGCGATATGCAAACGCTTGTCGATGACGCATGCCTGGTGACCCGCCTCGACAAGTTCGCGTGCAACGACGCTGCCAGCGAAACCGGCGCCGACGATCTGGGCGGGTGTAGAAGATTCTTGCGTTGGCATGGGGTCCTGATTACGCGTTTACATCTGGCGAGCGCGGGCTTCTATTCTGGGGTGTTCTGTCCTTTAGCCAATTGTTCAAGGTGTCCATGCACAGAAGAAATTTTAGTGGGACCCGTACATGCCATGGTGATAGGGCTATGGATCCCTCAAGCCACATGAAAGAGGGGGTTTTGAAGTTCCTGGCATTGGATAGGACCATTGATATGACTGTGAGCACGTCCCTCATCGTCAATGGACGGCACAGGGGCTGAACGAAGGGGCTTTCGTGCCTCATGTCCGCAACGGTCCCGAAGGTGGCCAGCGCCAACGCATCCGCTTTTTCGGGATGTTGGAGCAATTGAGCCGCACCCGATAGGATCCCTTTTGCTTGCTCAACCAACGAGATCAACGAATTTTGGTCCGATGCAACGAGTGTTGCCGCCGAGATCGCGGCGGCGTGCAGCCGTCTCGCATAATTGAGCTCCGTTTCGTTGCGAAGCTCGGGTCCAATGACTGGTTTCGTTACGCTTCCATCGACCCGGTAGCCCTTTGTTGTGGCATGGGTGGAAGGCAGGAAGCCATGCTCTATGACGACGCGTCGCCTGGAAAAGATCGATCCGGCTTTTGAGATGAATGGCTCGGCCACACCTGCTTGAGCAGGGCTCAAATGATCGCGTGCCAAGGCAAGATAGTAGCCCCGGGGCATTGGGTGCTCGATGCCACTGGCATCCAGGATTCGCTTGAGCGCCGCTTGGCAGTTCAACGACCAGCCTGCGTCCACTAGAGCCCATGGAGTGCCATCGAGAAGACCTTCCTGTATGAAATAGGAGAGTGCGATCTCCCTTTCTTGCCTGGACGCCGCCAGGATATGTTCCATGGCGCTTTCGTTCCGTTGGATGTCCCCCAGAAAGGTGCGCGCACCTTCAGAGGATAGAGGCAGCACCCAATGCTCTTTGGATACACCCATCAGGCCTCTGACGGTTTCCTGTTGAGCATCGTTCATCCCCATTCGTGCGGCAATGTCACTACGGCTGCTTGCTTGGCCTGGGATCACTAGCAGTCGCTGCCATTGACTGCTTCCGGGAAGGATCGAGGGTGGCAGCCACGCGCGCCGTGACCCGTATAGATAGCGCAGCTCGATGGAATCGTCCTGCCCCTGGAGAGCTTGGGCTATCCGATACATGATCTCGCCGTCGCGGGCGACGAAATACAGGCGGCGGAGGCCGCTGCGTTTTGCCTGATCCAGGACCCACATGACGTAGATCAGAAGGAAGGGGACTACGACTCCGTGAATCAGATGGTCCAGCGGTTCGCTCGGGGCATTGAAGTGACGGTCCACCGACAATCGAAGCCGCCTCAGCAGAGCAGCCTGCATCGATCTGGCACGTTGCCTTGGTAGCCGAGGTCCAGCAAGACTGACCTCGTGGGAAGTCAGCATTCCGTATCGGAAATGGTTTGCCTGGATGCCGGCATTTCTCGCCATACGCACATCTGCACGCAGGTTGTCGCCCGTGTGCACCAATTGCGAGGCATCCAGTCCCTCACTGCGAAGAACATGCTTGAAAAGTTCACCGTGGTGTTTCGTCAGGCCGACGTCGCAGGAGACATACAATGTGTCTCCATCTTTCATCACGCCAAGCTCTCGTAGCATGGGGGTGAGAACATGTCCTGATAGATACATGTCCGAGATGAAAATCACGCGATGGCCTGAGCGGCGGAGATCATCTATATAAGCGATGACTTCGGGAATGGGATAGATGGACTCCCGTTCAAGCTCGATTTCCAGTCGCATGAGGTCGTCGAGCCCAGCGGAAAGCTCCTTGGGAATCGAGAGATTCTTGTAGATATCGTCGATTGTTACCGTGCGGTTCGGTCTGGCGGCGCGATGGGCTCTCTTCTCGGCGCGTACGCGAAGTAATTGAAATCGTGCGGCAAACTGATGCTTCTGCCCGCTATTCATGTCGCTGGGTGCGAGCCGAAGACCCAGCTCGTAAAAGACATCGCGAGGATAAGCGTGCGTACGGGTGATGCAGGTGTCGAAAACGTCAAAGGAGTAGCAAGTGACAGGGCCTGCAGGCAAGGATCCATCGTTTTGCATGGCGGTGCCCTAAGCGACCTGGGCGCTGCTGGGGAAGGCAATAGAGCGAAGCACCTCTTCCATTCGGGAGCCAGCCTGACGCCAGTTGTGAACGCCCCCGACTTCCATGGCAGAGGATGCTAGCCGGGTAAGAAGCAGACGATCACGCGCCAATCGCACTATGGCTTGCGTGATCGAATCAATGTTCTTGGGTTCGACGATGAGGCAGTTCTCTCCGTCGACGGCGTAATCCTCCGTTCCATAGGCCGTCGTTATGACTGCCAGTCCGCTAGCCATTGCCTCGATAGGAAACAAGGGAAAGCTTTCATACCAGGAGGCGGAAAGTAGGACATCATTTTGCCGATAAGCGGCAGCCAGGGAGTTCTGGTCGAGAAGGCCAAGAGCGATGTAGGGAGTGATGGGATTGTCTGGTGGAAGCAGTGAGGTTCCGTAGACGCTCCATTGCAGGTTTACATCGGGCAGGAGCGCGCGTGCGGCCCGGACAGCCATGGCCATCTCCAGGAAGCCTTTCCATTTTGCGTCGCGGCCGCCATAGCTGATGATACGAAGCGCGCGCGCGTTCTCCTGCATCTGCGAACGATTGCCTGGTGCGCTATTGAAGTTGTCCGGATCGATCGCGTTTGTCGCCAGGTGGACAGTATCGGATGGTGCTCCCGTCGCACGCAGGCGCTGATTGAGCCGCGACTGAAGCCACGAGGAGTTGGCAATGAGTGTCAAGCCATAGGAGTAGGTGGCTTCTGCATCGCTGCTATCTACGGGATTGTCGAAGAACAACGGCTCGTAGTGTTGGCAGAAGTAGGCTTTCTTCCCCTTGCCGTACTTCGCGACAAGGGCTGCGGACTCCCACACGCTTGCGACGGTAATGTCCGAATCCGGAAGAAGTTCTGGCAGGAGGGCATGCGCTGTGGCTCGAGGGTAGTAGTCACCCTTGTAGCCATGTGACAAGTAGTCGAGGGAGTAGCCCGCCATGGCTACGACAGCCTGCATGCCTTTCAGTCGGCTTGGCCACTTCAACGGGGAGGGAGTGATCAATGTTGCCTTTAGATCAATCCACGAGGGCGCTACGCTCTTCGGGTAGGCGACAACAGAGACATCATGGCCGCGAGATACTAATTCATTCGCATGCCGTAGAAGGCAATAAGTGCCTCCTGTGAACTTATCGCGTTCAATTCGCGGAGCAACGAACGTAATCTTCATCGTGTGGTGCCAGCCAATATCGTCGCCAGTTTCATTGATCGTTCCCTTCGGGGAAATCGTCTCTCGATTCCAACTCGGGATAATAGCCGGGCAAGCATAGTCTCTTCAGTCGATGACCAGCCAGATACTTGAGGGAAAGCCGAAGAGCCGTCTTTTCCTTGAGGAACGCCCGGTGGCTTGTCTTCGCGTCCAGCAGGACCGATGCAAACATCCTGGGGTCGAAATAGCTGCTGTGCCAGGCCAGCCATTTAGCCTGGGACCGCCGGGCGTAGGCCTGATGGGGGGATGGGAACTCAGCCATGGCTTTCAAGCGCAAGGCGTCCTCGGTCAGACGCATCTGCCTTTGCTGGGTGGATCGGTCAGATGCAGCCACAAGCGTAAGAGCCGTATCGTGGCGGCGATAATCCACCAGGACTTCGTCGAGATAAGTAATGTATCCCAGGCTGGCGGCGACGAAAGCCAGCCACCAGTCATGTGGGACATGTGTTATCGCGCCATCACCCGCAAGTAGGTGCTTGCGGAACAGCATGGCGTGCCCAAGAACAGAGTTACTGAACAAAAAAGGACGGGGGTCGTCGCCATCGACCATGCATAGCGTGTCGGCCACGGTATTCCCCGCCGGCTGCCCAGCCTCGTCTACGAAGCGGCTATTGCAGTAAACAAGCAGGGCATCTCCCATGGAACTGACGAGCCGGTCCGTTTTCTCGGGGTGCCAGATGTCATCCTGATCGCAGGGTGAGATGAGGTCCCCGTTGCACGCGGCGAAACATTGCGCAAAGTTCCTGGTGACGCCTAGTTTTTCAGCGCGAGGCAGTAGGCGTATGCGGTCATCCCGCTTGGCATAGTGATTCAGTATGTCCCATGTGGCGTCGGTCGATCCGTCATCCGAAACGACGATCTCCATGTTCCCGTACGTTTGTCCCAGCAGTGAATCCAGCTGCTGGGGCAGGTGCCTTTCACCACAATAGGTCGTTAAAGCAATGGATACGAGAGGACGATTATTCATGCAATCTTCGGAGATGGGCGCGGCATGACGTCATGCCAGGTCGCTTGCGGTGATCGATGGCCTATTGGTGCTTTTCCAGAATGGCATTACCTTCCACGGTTATGATCTTCTGGCAATGTTGGAGGGACGATGTTTTATGGGCGATGACGATGATCGTCTTGTTGCCGGAAAGATTCTGGATTGCTTCATTCAACGCCTCCTCGGTTTCGCTGTCGAGCGCGCTGGTGGCTTCATCAAGCAGTAGCACCGGTGGGTCTCGATAAAGGGCCCGCGCAATGCCAAGTCGCTGGCGTTGTCCGCCCGACAGGCGGACTCCCCGATCTCCGACGAGTGTGCTGTAACCCTGCTGCAGCTCTTTCGTGACGAAATCGTGGATCTGTGCAGCCCTGGCGGCGCGCTCCACGGCAGCGAAATCAATGTGTTCCCGGGGTACACCGAACGCGATGTTTTCAGCGACACTGGTGTCCGACAGATAGGTATGTTGTGGGACATAGCCGATGGCTTGTTGCCATGACATCACGTTGGCAGCTGTTATCGGCTGGCCGTCCACGCTCAGGGTGCCGTCCTGCGGGGAGAGTAGGCCCAAAAGTATGTCCATTAGCGTGCTTTTCCCTGCGCCACTCCTGCCGATAATGCCAACGCTGGTGTTCGCATCGATCTGAAGAGTCAGGTCGCTAAATACGGGTGCATCAGGCGTCGAGGGGTAGGCGAAGCGAATGTGGTCAAGGCGGATGCGTTGCCGGAGAACGAGCATCTGGGTGGGTGGCGCACCGGGTTCGGCGGGAAGAGAGAGGTCTTCCGATATGGCATCGAGCGCAGCCGATGAGTAGCGCAGCCTTGCAAAGCCTCGATACATGATCTGCGCCGCTGGAAGCATGCGATAAGCAGCGAATCCGTAGAGGCCGAGAGCTGGCAATACATGGGCGACGTCATTTGTCCTGTGAAGAAGAACCAGTGCGATGACGATAAGTCCGGTGTAGCCGGTGGCTTCGACGATGTAGAGGGGGGACTGGCTCAACGTGTCATTGGTGGCCAGATGCCGGGAGAACAGGCGGGAAGCTGCGGCAAACTTTCCAATGTAAGTGGAAGCCGCGTGCGTGACCTTCACATCCTTGATGCCACTCAGTGCCTCATTGCAGGATTGATAGCGCTGGCCATCTGCAGTCTGCCGCTCACGGCCAATACGATCCAGTCGCCCTCTGACAAGCCCATAGATGGCTCCATAGAGAATCGCAAGAACGATGACGATGCACAACGCAGTGACTGGGTCATAGCTGAAGATCAGCGCCGTCATCGCCAGCACTAATGCGCCTTGCGCAACCAGTTGCGACAAGGGTTGGATGAGATCGAACACCAACTGGTCGACCTCTGACAGGACATTCTTGGTGAGAATTGATGGGTTGCGCTGCAGGAAAAATTCATAAGGCTGCTGCAGGTAGTGTGATAGCAGCCGTGTACTGACGGAATGGCGTTCGAGGTGAACAAAGCGGTTCAGCGCGTGCAGAGTCACCGCCTTGAACAAAGAGGAGGCGATGACCAGGGCGATCGAAGCCATGCCGAGCAGGAAAATGAACTGCCTTGGATCGGATGGCGTCAGCCATTGGTAAAGCGACAGAAGGGCGGGCACTTCCTGGATGATCGCTGGCCGGCCCAGCACCGAAAGGAAGGGCATGATGGACAAAACGCTGGCGGTTTCAGCCAGCGCCATGAGGACGACCAGCAGCAGCATCCACACTGCTTTGCGCCTCTCGGTTTGAGTGAGGATGCCCCAGATTTTCTTCAACGCATTAGACATATATTTGGTCGAGGCGAGGGTCGTCAGGAGCCGTGAGCGGTTTTGCCATCGATGAGCTGGCGGAGATTTTGAAGGTCGTTGTCCAGGTTGCCGCCAATATTCATCTGCTCGAGTTGGCGGTAGAGCTGCTGCGCCTCGCGGACATACCCCAGGGCAACGAGCATGCGTATCTGAGTGATGCGATACGCCGATTCCTTCGGCGCCGTTTCCACGGCCTGGTTCATCAGGCGCAGCGCCAGTTGGCGGTCGTGGAGCATGTTCCAGGCATAGTTGCTATAGGTCGCCAGCAGGCGTGCGGTGGGGCGAGGATGCGATAGTGCTGCATTGAACGCCTCGATCATGCGCTGGGTTGGCAGGTCGCACCGCCCGTCCGACTGGCACTGTGCCAGCGCGGCCAGCGAACTTTCGTCCTGCACACCGGGGCGACGCGACTTGAGCTTCTCGATCATGCCGACCCACCAGCTGTCCTTCAACGGCAGGCCCATGCGCGAGTTCATGAAAATCAACGCTTGCTGGGGAAGGATGGATGATTCGGGAATCGCAGCGGCTTTTTCGAGCGCCGCAT
This genomic interval from Dyella japonica A8 contains the following:
- a CDS encoding glycosyltransferase family 4 protein, which produces MQAVVAMAGYSLDYLSHGYKGDYYPRATAHALLPELLPDSDITVASVWESAALVAKYGKGKKAYFCQHYEPLFFDNPVDSSDAEATYSYGLTLIANSSWLQSRLNQRLRATGAPSDTVHLATNAIDPDNFNSAPGNRSQMQENARALRIISYGGRDAKWKGFLEMAMAVRAARALLPDVNLQWSVYGTSLLPPDNPITPYIALGLLDQNSLAAAYRQNDVLLSASWYESFPLFPIEAMASGLAVITTAYGTEDYAVDGENCLIVEPKNIDSITQAIVRLARDRLLLTRLASSAMEVGGVHNWRQAGSRMEEVLRSIAFPSSAQVA
- a CDS encoding glycosyltransferase family 4 protein, yielding MRIAFLCKRRYMGKDVVLDRYARLYEIPFQLARLGHTVHAFCLSYQGHDEGDWTHDAHPGKLTWHSRSLGKLVIPGLARYPSWLLHQLRQQQPDILIGASDIPQIALGAWLSRKLAVPYVVDLYDNFEGFGQARIPGMVASLRRAVRNAALVTTTSEPLRQLIEVSYRAKGHVMAMPSTVDKDVFHPYDKQASRRELGLPEDAVLIGTAGGLYQDKGIATLYEAWPRIARDIPTAHLVLAGPHDQAPPAGDRVHYLGQLPHGSTAKLFNALDVGVVYLRDTPFGRFCFPQKAYEMMACDLPLVAARVGVMPDLLGTVPSCLYEADSAHDLARAIREQASSPRRAAVSIDDWAQIIGRMNTEILRIASCD
- a CDS encoding glycosyltransferase codes for the protein MNNRPLVSIALTTYCGERHLPQQLDSLLGQTYGNMEIVVSDDGSTDATWDILNHYAKRDDRIRLLPRAEKLGVTRNFAQCFAACNGDLISPCDQDDIWHPEKTDRLVSSMGDALLVYCNSRFVDEAGQPAGNTVADTLCMVDGDDPRPFLFSNSVLGHAMLFRKHLLAGDGAITHVPHDWWLAFVAASLGYITYLDEVLVDYRRHDTALTLVAASDRSTQQRQMRLTEDALRLKAMAEFPSPHQAYARRSQAKWLAWHSSYFDPRMFASVLLDAKTSHRAFLKEKTALRLSLKYLAGHRLKRLCLPGYYPELESRDDFPEGNDQ
- a CDS encoding HAD family hydrolase, whose product is MQNDGSLPAGPVTCYSFDVFDTCITRTHAYPRDVFYELGLRLAPSDMNSGQKHQFAARFQLLRVRAEKRAHRAARPNRTVTIDDIYKNLSIPKELSAGLDDLMRLEIELERESIYPIPEVIAYIDDLRRSGHRVIFISDMYLSGHVLTPMLRELGVMKDGDTLYVSCDVGLTKHHGELFKHVLRSEGLDASQLVHTGDNLRADVRMARNAGIQANHFRYGMLTSHEVSLAGPRLPRQRARSMQAALLRRLRLSVDRHFNAPSEPLDHLIHGVVVPFLLIYVMWVLDQAKRSGLRRLYFVARDGEIMYRIAQALQGQDDSIELRYLYGSRRAWLPPSILPGSSQWQRLLVIPGQASSRSDIAARMGMNDAQQETVRGLMGVSKEHWVLPLSSEGARTFLGDIQRNESAMEHILAASRQEREIALSYFIQEGLLDGTPWALVDAGWSLNCQAALKRILDASGIEHPMPRGYYLALARDHLSPAQAGVAEPFISKAGSIFSRRRVVIEHGFLPSTHATTKGYRVDGSVTKPVIGPELRNETELNYARRLHAAAISAATLVASDQNSLISLVEQAKGILSGAAQLLQHPEKADALALATFGTVADMRHESPFVQPLCRPLTMRDVLTVISMVLSNARNFKTPSFMWLEGSIALSPWHVRVPLKFLLCMDTLNNWLKDRTPQNRSPRSPDVNA
- a CDS encoding ABC transporter ATP-binding protein translates to MLLLVVLMALAETASVLSIMPFLSVLGRPAIIQEVPALLSLYQWLTPSDPRQFIFLLGMASIALVIASSLFKAVTLHALNRFVHLERHSVSTRLLSHYLQQPYEFFLQRNPSILTKNVLSEVDQLVFDLIQPLSQLVAQGALVLAMTALIFSYDPVTALCIVIVLAILYGAIYGLVRGRLDRIGRERQTADGQRYQSCNEALSGIKDVKVTHAASTYIGKFAAASRLFSRHLATNDTLSQSPLYIVEATGYTGLIVIALVLLHRTNDVAHVLPALGLYGFAAYRMLPAAQIMYRGFARLRYSSAALDAISEDLSLPAEPGAPPTQMLVLRQRIRLDHIRFAYPSTPDAPVFSDLTLQIDANTSVGIIGRSGAGKSTLMDILLGLLSPQDGTLSVDGQPITAANVMSWQQAIGYVPQHTYLSDTSVAENIAFGVPREHIDFAAVERAARAAQIHDFVTKELQQGYSTLVGDRGVRLSGGQRQRLGIARALYRDPPVLLLDEATSALDSETEEALNEAIQNLSGNKTIIVIAHKTSSLQHCQKIITVEGNAILEKHQ
- the glf gene encoding UDP-galactopyranose mutase, producing MPTQESSTPAQIVGAGFAGSVVARELVEAGHQACVIDKRLHIAGNAYDETDAHGVLVHRYAPHTFHTNGGHIFEYLSRFTEWLPYEHRVLGIVDGKRYPFPINRNTLNQLYDMDLDESGAEAFFERVREPREPALTREDVVLNSVGRDLYEKFFLNHTRKQWGLDASELKAGVAARIPARSNIDDRYFTDTLQVIPKHGYTQLFENILDQPNITVELEVDFENIRGEAKTSRTVYTGPIDAYFKYCFSRPPYRSLRFEHGHLPNVAHYQKVGTVNYPNDHAYASITEFKHLTGQRHTGTSIVREYPQEDGPPYYPIPRAENEALFKRHEELARQEPNITFVGRLAQYRYYNMDQVVGAAPAAAKRIIG